A portion of the Paenibacillus hamazuiensis genome contains these proteins:
- a CDS encoding efflux RND transporter periplasmic adaptor subunit: protein MTNRLDKHIRWKRVAMTGLVVLVSGALAAGCSVSNAGEGPRSVRTEQAVKAKMSDQTEIDADVVSSSQVNVVAKVGGDVKELLKKRGDVVQQGEVILRIDSTDAQRNREKTELSRENLQAQLDKTSQDLVTNKAVLKNTVEKLELTLADLEKTYNNTRNDYDSGLVTKTQLEKAETAVKTTRLDLDTAKKQLANLEQTDSLASLRIQLDSTEVSLRDIDKTLSDFEVKAPISGILTDFNPEAGMTVQAGYVAGVIQQQNPIKIHADLTESAVKLVKGKKELPFTLQGASDKFTGTVTYLADVMSPQSKTYVLELSASNADMKLKSGMRVKLQVGGDSTQDVVTVPTASIVKEGNDNYVYVVNGDQAEKRKVTLGRTGDTGREVTSGVKEGEKVIVSGQQELKDKDKVAVRQ, encoded by the coding sequence ATGACAAACAGGCTTGACAAACATATCCGGTGGAAACGCGTCGCCATGACGGGACTGGTCGTACTGGTCAGCGGCGCTCTCGCCGCCGGCTGTTCGGTGTCGAATGCCGGGGAAGGCCCCCGTTCGGTCCGGACGGAGCAGGCCGTAAAAGCAAAAATGAGCGATCAAACGGAAATCGACGCCGACGTCGTTTCCTCTTCGCAGGTGAATGTGGTTGCCAAGGTTGGCGGCGATGTGAAGGAGCTGCTGAAGAAACGCGGCGACGTCGTACAGCAGGGCGAGGTCATTCTCCGCATCGACAGCACGGACGCGCAGCGCAATCGGGAGAAAACGGAGCTGTCGCGGGAAAATTTGCAGGCGCAGCTCGATAAAACGAGCCAGGATCTCGTCACGAACAAGGCCGTGCTGAAAAATACGGTCGAGAAGCTGGAACTTACGCTGGCCGATCTGGAGAAAACGTACAACAACACGCGCAACGATTACGACTCGGGACTTGTGACGAAAACGCAGCTGGAAAAAGCGGAAACGGCGGTCAAGACGACCCGCCTCGACCTGGACACCGCGAAGAAGCAGCTGGCCAATCTCGAGCAGACCGATTCCTTGGCGTCCTTGCGCATTCAGCTCGATTCGACGGAGGTGTCGCTGCGCGACATCGACAAGACGCTGTCCGATTTTGAAGTGAAGGCGCCGATCAGCGGGATATTGACCGATTTTAACCCGGAAGCGGGCATGACGGTTCAGGCCGGATATGTGGCCGGCGTCATTCAGCAGCAAAATCCGATCAAAATCCACGCCGATTTGACGGAATCTGCGGTGAAGCTCGTCAAAGGCAAAAAAGAGCTGCCGTTTACGCTGCAGGGCGCAAGTGACAAATTCACCGGCACTGTCACGTATTTGGCTGACGTGATGAGCCCGCAGAGCAAGACGTACGTGCTTGAACTGAGCGCTTCGAACGCCGACATGAAGCTGAAATCGGGCATGCGGGTGAAGCTGCAGGTCGGCGGCGACTCCACGCAGGATGTGGTCACGGTGCCGACGGCCAGCATCGTCAAGGAAGGCAACGACAACTACGTTTACGTGGTAAACGGCGATCAGGCGGAGAAACGCAAGGTGACCCTGGGACGGACCGGCGATACCGGCCGGGAAGTGACCTCCGGCGTCAAGGAAGGCGAAAAGGTGATCGTCTCCGGCCAGCAGGAGCTCAAGGATAAAGATAAAGTCGCAGTCAGACAGTAA
- a CDS encoding DHA2 family efflux MFS transporter permease subunit — protein sequence MSDKDKDEASGSAQQAGPAAAGGNAMAQKGQGLAMFAIIIAVFMAILDTSIVNVAIPKMMAVYGVGQNDIEWVVTAYSLVSGALIPVTGYLGDRFGYKRMFLIALVLFTIGSGLCGVAWSNSSMIVFRIFQAVGGGALMPISMAMIFRMFPPERRGMAMGLFGVAVMFAPATGPTLSGYIVEYLDWRLIFTINVPIGIFDFFLGMAVLKEFKAPVSKKFDYWGFIFSATGLAALLYGVGKVSEKGWTDSEVLMFVGIGLVCLIIFVAIELTIDNPMLDLTLFKSLTFSLSLLLSSVATIIMMGVLFLLPVFLQNLSGLSAIQTGLILLPQSLMVGVMMPIAGALYDKIGAKLIGFLGLLITAYSLYLTAQLDISTSYGTIIWWLIIRAVGMGLMMMPLQTAGMSAVPMAKLGQGTALSNTVRQVSAAFGIAWLSLLFTQRKDFHTATLSEELNMFSASVADGFNKLQSQYIAMGQGAVQAHQSALAYLGGQIQTKAVIFGLDDVFIVTAILSGASAFLALFLKGKAKGAGGEKIHVMGE from the coding sequence ATGTCGGACAAAGACAAGGATGAGGCTTCCGGCAGCGCCCAGCAAGCCGGACCCGCTGCGGCGGGAGGCAATGCGATGGCGCAAAAGGGCCAAGGGCTGGCGATGTTTGCGATCATCATCGCGGTGTTTATGGCCATTCTCGATACAAGTATCGTCAACGTCGCGATTCCGAAAATGATGGCCGTTTACGGTGTCGGGCAAAACGATATCGAATGGGTCGTGACGGCGTATTCGCTGGTCAGCGGCGCCTTGATCCCGGTAACCGGATATCTCGGGGACCGCTTCGGCTACAAGCGGATGTTTCTGATCGCGCTTGTGCTGTTTACGATCGGCTCCGGTCTTTGCGGCGTCGCTTGGAGCAACAGCAGCATGATCGTGTTCCGGATTTTCCAGGCGGTCGGCGGCGGCGCGCTTATGCCGATCAGCATGGCGATGATTTTCCGCATGTTCCCGCCGGAGCGCCGGGGGATGGCGATGGGGCTGTTCGGGGTCGCGGTTATGTTCGCCCCCGCCACAGGGCCGACGCTCAGCGGATACATCGTCGAATATTTGGATTGGCGGCTTATTTTTACGATCAACGTGCCGATCGGCATTTTCGATTTCTTCTTGGGGATGGCGGTGCTGAAGGAATTTAAAGCTCCCGTTTCCAAAAAGTTCGACTACTGGGGATTTATTTTCTCCGCTACGGGGCTTGCTGCGCTGCTGTACGGCGTCGGCAAGGTGTCGGAGAAAGGCTGGACCGACTCCGAAGTGCTCATGTTCGTTGGAATCGGGCTCGTTTGTCTCATCATATTCGTAGCGATCGAACTTACGATCGATAACCCGATGCTTGATTTGACGCTGTTCAAGAGCTTGACGTTCTCGCTTTCGCTGCTGCTTTCGAGCGTTGCCACGATCATTATGATGGGCGTATTGTTCTTGCTGCCGGTGTTTTTGCAAAACTTGTCCGGATTGTCTGCGATCCAGACCGGACTTATCCTGCTGCCGCAGTCACTGATGGTCGGCGTGATGATGCCGATCGCCGGGGCGCTGTACGACAAGATCGGCGCCAAGCTGATCGGGTTTCTCGGCCTCTTGATTACGGCATATTCGCTTTACTTGACAGCCCAGCTCGACATCAGCACATCGTATGGGACGATCATCTGGTGGCTGATTATTCGAGCCGTCGGCATGGGACTGATGATGATGCCGCTGCAAACTGCCGGCATGAGCGCGGTTCCGATGGCGAAGCTCGGCCAGGGCACGGCGCTCTCGAATACGGTGCGGCAGGTCAGCGCCGCTTTCGGCATCGCGTGGCTGTCGCTGCTGTTTACGCAGCGCAAAGATTTTCACACCGCTACGCTGAGCGAAGAGCTGAACATGTTTTCCGCCTCCGTCGCGGACGGCTTCAATAAGCTGCAAAGCCAATATATCGCCATGGGACAGGGAGCGGTTCAGGCTCATCAAAGCGCACTCGCTTACCTGGGCGGGCAAATTCAGACAAAGGCGGTTATTTTCGGGCTTGACGACGTGTTTATCGTGACGGCGATTCTTTCCGGAGCATCCGCGTTCCTGGCTTTGTTCCTGAAAGGCAAAGCGAAAGGCGCCGGCGGCGAGAAGATTCACGTCATGGGCGAGTAG
- a CDS encoding efflux RND transporter periplasmic adaptor subunit, which yields MKKKVIMLTILALVLLGGGAGGTYYYAVASKYISTEDARIQGDLRAIYAPGAGKLIEWNYKEGDSFKKGDVLGIVETTPARGNTPAVTMDILAPEDGTIIQTNLIKDQMVSASSALALSTNLSQLYVTANLQETEIADAKVGSKVTIKVDAFPGAVLTGHVERLGLGTNSSFSLMPSSSSSGNFTKVVQRIPVRIALDDTQGKRLVPGLNVVIKIEK from the coding sequence ATGAAGAAAAAGGTGATCATGCTTACGATTCTTGCGCTGGTGCTTCTCGGCGGCGGTGCGGGAGGAACGTATTATTACGCAGTCGCCAGCAAGTACATCAGCACGGAGGATGCCCGCATCCAAGGGGATTTACGGGCGATTTACGCTCCGGGCGCCGGGAAATTGATCGAATGGAACTATAAGGAAGGCGATTCCTTCAAAAAAGGCGACGTGCTCGGCATCGTCGAGACGACACCCGCCCGCGGGAATACGCCGGCCGTGACGATGGACATCCTCGCTCCCGAGGACGGAACGATCATTCAGACGAATCTGATCAAAGATCAGATGGTGTCCGCCAGCAGCGCGCTCGCGCTCAGCACAAACCTCAGCCAGCTGTACGTAACGGCGAATTTGCAGGAAACCGAAATTGCCGACGCCAAGGTGGGCAGCAAAGTTACCATCAAGGTGGACGCTTTTCCGGGGGCTGTTTTGACCGGTCACGTCGAACGGCTCGGGCTCGGCACGAACTCTTCGTTTTCGCTGATGCCGTCCTCCAGCTCCAGCGGTAACTTTACGAAGGTCGTTCAGCGAATTCCGGTGCGGATCGCTTTGGACGATACGCAGGGCAAGCGGCTAGTTCCGGGACTTAACGTCGTGATCAAAATCGAAAAGTAA
- a CDS encoding MarR family winged helix-turn-helix transcriptional regulator — MNWDRKLEEFEDLIRMGIRATRDLGVEHPFSKQQMLLLMTLKRMGRMTVSELAEELHLSASATTIAINRLVRDGHIVRTRDETDRRLVWVVLSEPVKNLINEFCNKRNAVLIKMFNTVTPEEVDQFMAIVRKMVDGLSKPD, encoded by the coding sequence ATGAATTGGGATCGAAAACTCGAAGAGTTTGAAGATCTGATTCGCATGGGGATACGCGCAACACGGGATCTCGGGGTCGAGCACCCTTTTTCCAAGCAGCAGATGCTGCTGCTTATGACTTTAAAGCGCATGGGCCGCATGACCGTCAGCGAACTGGCGGAGGAGCTGCATTTGTCGGCAAGCGCAACGACGATTGCGATCAATCGTCTTGTGAGGGACGGACATATCGTTCGCACCAGGGACGAAACGGACCGCCGGCTCGTCTGGGTCGTATTGTCGGAGCCTGTAAAGAATTTGATCAATGAATTTTGCAATAAGAGAAATGCGGTGTTGATCAAAATGTTTAATACTGTAACGCCTGAGGAAGTCGATCAATTTATGGCTATCGTGCGCAAAATGGTCGACGGACTGTCCAAACCGGATTGA
- a CDS encoding MarR family winged helix-turn-helix transcriptional regulator: MSDSQDLIELEHVLRQLLKRIIAAWGKVDEGGFTSSQGFVLERLESEGPLKVSQIAEALCLTSGAITTLSDKLISAGYAIRKRTEEDRRVVYLEITPQGRAMLDKMRAHRKSIIEAHFGGLSHEDCQHLIRILGGILATVDKDRKD, translated from the coding sequence ATGTCGGACAGTCAGGATTTAATAGAACTGGAGCATGTGCTCAGGCAGTTGCTTAAACGCATCATCGCCGCCTGGGGCAAAGTTGACGAAGGCGGCTTCACCTCGTCACAAGGTTTTGTTCTGGAAAGGCTGGAGAGCGAAGGCCCGCTTAAAGTTTCGCAAATTGCCGAGGCGCTTTGCCTTACCTCGGGAGCAATTACGACGCTGTCGGACAAACTGATTTCGGCCGGCTATGCCATCAGGAAGCGGACGGAGGAAGACCGACGGGTCGTCTATCTGGAGATTACGCCGCAAGGCCGGGCCATGCTGGACAAAATGCGGGCGCACCGCAAGTCGATCATCGAGGCGCATTTTGGCGGGCTATCCCATGAGGACTGCCAGCATTTAATCCGCATACTCGGGGGTATTCTCGCGACCGTCGATAAGGACAGGAAAGATTAG
- a CDS encoding Uma2 family endonuclease, whose translation MKEQQEIYDPSDRYEIIDGVRYDLKPSPLVDHQVLIGGLYTALHRTCQPNGIILFAPMDVYLDDNNIIQPDVIFILNKNAGIITRKRIEGAPDLLVEILSPSTANRDKIRKKALYERFGLKEYWIADPVHHTIDRFVLEQDKLQLRGVYGEGDTLTSELFACVSIDMTALFAPLARFQDME comes from the coding sequence GTGAAGGAACAGCAGGAAATCTACGACCCGTCCGACCGTTATGAAATCATCGACGGAGTCCGGTACGATTTGAAGCCTTCTCCCCTTGTGGATCATCAAGTACTTATCGGCGGCTTGTATACTGCTCTTCATCGCACCTGCCAACCAAATGGAATTATCCTGTTCGCTCCGATGGACGTTTATCTGGACGATAACAACATCATTCAGCCCGACGTCATCTTTATCCTGAACAAAAATGCCGGGATCATTACCAGGAAGCGGATAGAAGGCGCTCCCGATCTGCTGGTGGAAATTTTGTCCCCCAGCACGGCGAATCGCGATAAAATCCGCAAAAAAGCGCTGTACGAGCGGTTCGGCCTCAAAGAATATTGGATTGCCGATCCGGTCCACCATACGATCGACCGTTTCGTCCTCGAACAGGACAAGCTTCAGCTTCGCGGCGTCTATGGCGAAGGGGATACCCTGACTTCGGAGCTGTTTGCTTGCGTATCTATCGATATGACCGCTTTGTTCGCGCCCCTTGCCAGGTTTCAGGATATGGAATGA
- a CDS encoding DUF2231 domain-containing protein codes for MSYLIKNLHFIVIHIPIAMLIFGFLFDLFGKLLRKPEWHTAGLLCLIVGTLGAIAAVLTGPEDRNPLVHTHEFYGKITMFLFIILTLVRLFFHLKKKRELGGSAAYLAVALIGVLLVGYTGHIGGQMVHPDRSKFPPGQMREGGQQQGGANGQGGPGQGQRQGGPNAQGGAGQGQGQRQGVPDAQGGPGQGQAPQGGQPAGSGQGSK; via the coding sequence ATGAGCTACTTGATCAAAAATTTGCATTTCATCGTTATTCATATCCCCATCGCCATGCTGATCTTCGGTTTCCTGTTCGATCTGTTCGGCAAGCTGCTAAGAAAACCGGAATGGCATACCGCCGGGCTGCTTTGCTTGATCGTCGGCACGCTAGGAGCGATTGCGGCTGTGCTCACCGGTCCGGAAGACCGGAACCCACTCGTACATACGCACGAGTTTTACGGCAAAATAACGATGTTTCTGTTTATTATCCTGACGCTGGTACGGCTGTTTTTTCATTTGAAAAAGAAAAGGGAGCTCGGCGGCAGCGCGGCGTATTTGGCGGTAGCGCTTATAGGGGTACTGCTGGTCGGATATACCGGCCATATCGGCGGGCAGATGGTGCATCCGGACCGCAGCAAGTTTCCGCCGGGACAAATGCGCGAGGGCGGCCAGCAGCAGGGTGGCGCGAATGGCCAAGGCGGGCCGGGTCAAGGGCAGCGACAGGGCGGACCTAACGCGCAGGGAGGCGCAGGCCAAGGTCAAGGGCAGCGGCAGGGCGTACCTGATGCGCAGGGAGGCCCAGGCCAGGGGCAAGCCCCGCAAGGCGGCCAGCCGGCAGGCTCCGGTCAAGGAAGCAAGTAA
- the pfkB gene encoding 1-phosphofructokinase, whose amino-acid sequence MTITTVTLNAAIDKTYFLPRFPLGKVTRVGQLSADAGGKGINAARVASLLGADVTATGFAGGFNGRYIESELEKQGIARDFVHLDDESRVCLNIIDEAEGTSTELLEPGPTISPQQMAAFKEKLAQLAARSRVVIFSGSLPAGVEKDAYAELISIAKRQGAITLLDTSGDALRLGIEAAPFMIKPNEDEAAQLTGEPADPDRLPQQLERFARQGIGCVIVSLGADGAVALWGGRAYRVRVPLVQAVNTVGCGDAFTAGLAVALTRGLPPEECLRLAAAAGAANALQRRTGYVDAADVTRLAGEVRVEHFA is encoded by the coding sequence ATGACGATCACGACGGTCACTTTAAACGCGGCCATTGACAAAACGTATTTCCTGCCCCGCTTTCCGCTCGGCAAAGTGACGCGGGTGGGGCAGCTTTCCGCCGACGCAGGCGGCAAAGGCATCAACGCGGCCCGCGTCGCTTCGCTGCTCGGCGCGGATGTCACGGCGACCGGCTTTGCGGGCGGATTCAACGGGCGTTATATCGAAAGCGAGTTGGAAAAGCAGGGAATCGCTCGCGATTTCGTCCATCTGGATGACGAATCTCGAGTTTGTTTAAATATTATCGACGAAGCGGAGGGCACTTCCACCGAGCTGCTGGAGCCGGGCCCGACGATTTCCCCGCAGCAGATGGCTGCATTCAAGGAAAAGCTGGCACAGCTCGCCGCACGCTCCCGCGTTGTCATCTTTAGCGGCAGCCTGCCCGCGGGGGTGGAGAAAGACGCCTACGCCGAGCTGATCAGTATCGCCAAACGGCAGGGCGCCATCACGCTGCTCGATACGAGCGGCGATGCGCTGCGCCTTGGCATCGAAGCGGCGCCTTTCATGATCAAGCCGAACGAAGACGAGGCGGCGCAGCTGACCGGCGAGCCGGCCGATCCGGACCGGCTGCCGCAGCAGCTGGAGCGTTTCGCACGGCAGGGCATCGGCTGCGTCATCGTTTCGCTCGGTGCGGACGGTGCGGTCGCCTTATGGGGCGGCCGCGCCTACCGAGTCCGCGTGCCGCTTGTGCAGGCGGTGAACACGGTCGGCTGCGGCGACGCGTTTACGGCGGGGCTCGCGGTGGCGTTGACGCGTGGGCTTCCGCCGGAGGAGTGCCTGCGGCTTGCCGCCGCGGCGGGAGCGGCCAATGCGCTGCAGCGGCGCACCGGGTATGTCGATGCCGCGGACGTCACGCGACTGGCGGGCGAAGTCCGCGTCGAACATTTTGCATAA
- a CDS encoding class II fructose-bisphosphate aldolase gives MPLVSSTPLLAAARSQGYGVGAFNVHTLEMLQAVVEAAEETQSPLILQTTVGTVKHLGPEYIAAAATVAANRAGVPIALHLDHCTDFDLIVRCIRAGYTSVMIDASMYPFEENVRLTSKVVEVARAAGINAEAELGKVGGVEDDIVVAEHEALLADPEECARFVELTGVPTLAPAIGTAHGMYKGEPNIDFDRIGTIASKVAVPLVLHGGSGIPEEQVKRCVSLGMAKMNIATEIRIVFSDAIKAVFAANPEENDPRKYMVPAKKAVKEAAMAKMAMLGSCGKAKA, from the coding sequence ATGCCATTAGTATCGTCCACGCCGCTGCTTGCGGCGGCAAGAAGTCAGGGATACGGCGTAGGAGCTTTCAACGTGCATACGCTGGAAATGCTGCAGGCGGTGGTGGAAGCGGCGGAGGAAACGCAGTCACCGCTTATTTTGCAAACGACCGTCGGCACGGTCAAGCACCTCGGACCCGAATATATCGCGGCAGCGGCCACGGTCGCGGCGAATAGAGCCGGCGTGCCGATTGCGCTGCATTTGGACCACTGCACCGATTTCGATCTGATCGTCAGGTGCATTCGGGCCGGCTACACGTCGGTCATGATCGACGCGTCGATGTATCCGTTTGAGGAAAACGTCCGGCTGACGTCCAAGGTCGTCGAGGTCGCGCGCGCTGCCGGAATCAACGCGGAAGCGGAGCTCGGCAAGGTCGGCGGCGTCGAGGACGACATCGTCGTCGCCGAGCACGAAGCGCTGCTCGCCGATCCGGAGGAATGCGCGCGGTTCGTGGAGCTGACCGGCGTGCCGACGCTGGCGCCGGCGATCGGCACGGCCCACGGCATGTATAAGGGGGAGCCGAACATCGATTTCGACCGGATCGGCACGATCGCCTCGAAGGTCGCGGTTCCGCTTGTGCTGCACGGCGGCTCCGGCATTCCCGAAGAGCAGGTGAAGCGCTGCGTGTCGCTTGGTATGGCGAAGATGAACATTGCGACGGAAATCCGGATCGTCTTTTCCGACGCGATCAAGGCTGTTTTTGCAGCCAATCCGGAAGAAAACGATCCGCGGAAATATATGGTCCCGGCGAAAAAAGCGGTGAAGGAAGCGGCGATGGCGAAAATGGCAATGCTCGGCAGCTGCGGCAAAGCCAAGGCGTAA
- a CDS encoding ROK family protein, whose translation MHCYLGADIGGTNIVCGVVDGEGNLLAADKLPTEAAGGFASVVGRLAEAAKRLLAALPQYTCVAAGVGVPGFVDHERGIVVKAVNLGWDDMPLADELGRQLGVPVRINNDVRMYIYGEATAGAGRGRRFVLGVTLGTGIAAATVNEGRLHYGSGSRAGELGHFGMPGIPYRCVCGLTGCLETVASATGIARQARDAIAAGERTVLADWFPGERAAELTAADVSRAFDAGDETARRILRHTGTMLAQGLAPAISLISPDMLVLGGGASKAGERLFAPMREELTRIVHPMFMSGLKIEVAKHLDDAGIIGSALYAREQTAAGG comes from the coding sequence ATGCATTGTTATTTAGGAGCGGATATCGGCGGTACAAACATCGTCTGCGGCGTCGTCGATGGCGAAGGAAATCTGCTCGCTGCGGATAAATTGCCGACCGAAGCGGCGGGAGGATTCGCCAGCGTGGTCGGCCGCCTGGCCGAAGCGGCGAAGCGGCTGCTGGCCGCGCTGCCGCAATATACGTGCGTGGCGGCAGGGGTCGGCGTGCCCGGCTTCGTCGACCATGAGCGCGGCATCGTCGTGAAGGCCGTCAACCTAGGCTGGGACGACATGCCTCTTGCGGACGAACTGGGCCGGCAGCTCGGCGTGCCGGTACGGATCAACAACGATGTCCGCATGTACATTTACGGTGAAGCGACCGCCGGGGCGGGCCGCGGCCGCAGGTTCGTGCTCGGCGTCACGCTCGGCACGGGCATTGCCGCCGCCACCGTGAACGAAGGGCGGCTTCATTACGGGAGCGGCTCGCGCGCCGGCGAGCTCGGGCATTTCGGCATGCCCGGCATTCCGTACCGCTGCGTGTGCGGCCTGACGGGCTGCCTGGAGACGGTCGCCTCGGCAACGGGCATCGCCCGCCAGGCCCGCGATGCGATTGCGGCGGGCGAGCGAACCGTGCTCGCCGACTGGTTTCCCGGCGAGCGAGCCGCCGAGCTGACCGCCGCCGACGTTTCCCGCGCGTTCGATGCGGGAGATGAAACGGCGCGGCGCATCCTGCGCCATACGGGCACGATGCTCGCGCAGGGGCTGGCGCCGGCGATCTCGCTGATCAGCCCGGATATGCTCGTGCTCGGCGGTGGCGCTTCTAAAGCGGGCGAGCGGCTGTTTGCGCCGATGCGCGAGGAGCTCACGCGGATCGTTCATCCGATGTTTATGAGCGGACTGAAAATCGAGGTGGCCAAACATTTGGACGATGCCGGCATCATCGGCAGCGCCTTGTACGCCCGCGAGCAGACGGCGGCGGGCGGTTGA